From Bordetella flabilis, the proteins below share one genomic window:
- a CDS encoding 2-oxo acid dehydrogenase subunit E2, translating to MAKLVSMPAVSANAEHAVLVEWNVKEGDEVRAGDTLGGIETDKAVVDLEAEDDGVVGRLLVEPGARVAVGAPLAVLLAPGDSDAEVDVLLGAADGAAAAGADQAAASATLVAAPSQDSAPQSRAVPANGAVPPARPAPAPQPPGDAPAAGPDEREARRIFASPVARRLAREAGLALDALQGSGPDGRIVKRDIEQQLKAGATEPDAVFDLVPHTPMRLAIARRLTESKTTIPHFYLRGLCRADELDALRTRLNAVAPRKLSFNDLIVRAAACALRDVPDMNVTWGPDALRRHRHPDIAVAVATEGGLITPIVRGADGLGVAELGRVVAALVDRARAGRLAPADYEGGTFGISNLGTHGVMDFAAIINPPQSAMLAVGALVREAVVVGDTVQPGLVMRYTLSVDHRAIDGALAARWLARFTHYMEQPLAMLV from the coding sequence ATGGCCAAGCTGGTTAGCATGCCCGCCGTATCGGCCAATGCCGAGCACGCGGTGCTGGTGGAGTGGAACGTCAAGGAAGGCGACGAGGTGCGTGCCGGCGACACCCTGGGCGGTATCGAAACCGACAAGGCGGTGGTCGACCTGGAAGCCGAGGATGATGGCGTGGTGGGGCGATTGCTGGTCGAGCCGGGTGCGCGCGTCGCGGTCGGCGCGCCGCTGGCGGTGCTGCTCGCGCCGGGCGATTCGGACGCCGAGGTAGACGTGCTGCTGGGCGCGGCGGACGGGGCAGCGGCCGCGGGCGCGGATCAGGCGGCCGCTTCCGCAACGCTGGTCGCGGCGCCTTCGCAGGATAGTGCGCCGCAATCGCGCGCCGTTCCCGCGAACGGCGCCGTGCCGCCTGCGCGGCCTGCGCCGGCCCCCCAGCCACCGGGCGATGCGCCGGCGGCAGGTCCGGACGAAAGGGAAGCGCGGCGTATTTTCGCCAGCCCGGTCGCGCGCCGGCTGGCGCGGGAGGCCGGGCTCGCGCTGGACGCGCTGCAAGGCTCCGGACCCGATGGCCGCATCGTCAAGCGGGACATCGAACAGCAGCTCAAGGCTGGCGCAACGGAGCCGGACGCCGTCTTCGACCTGGTGCCGCACACCCCCATGCGCCTGGCCATTGCGCGTCGCCTGACGGAAAGCAAGACCACCATTCCGCATTTCTATCTGCGTGGGCTATGCCGCGCCGACGAACTGGACGCGCTGCGGACCCGATTGAACGCGGTGGCCCCCCGCAAGCTGTCTTTCAACGACCTCATCGTGCGCGCGGCGGCGTGCGCCCTGCGCGACGTGCCCGACATGAACGTCACCTGGGGCCCGGACGCGCTGCGGCGTCATCGCCACCCGGATATCGCCGTGGCAGTGGCGACGGAAGGCGGCCTGATCACCCCCATCGTGCGTGGGGCGGATGGGCTGGGCGTGGCCGAACTGGGTCGGGTCGTCGCCGCGCTGGTCGATCGCGCGCGCGCCGGTCGCCTGGCGCCCGCCGACTATGAAGGCGGCACCTTCGGCATCAGCAACCTCGGCACGCATGGCGTGATGGATTTCGCGGCCATCATCAATCCGCCGCAGTCGGCCATGCTCGCGGTGGGCGCCCTGGTGCGGGAGGCCGTCGTGGTGGGCGACACGGTCCAGCCGGGCCTGGTGATGCGCTACACGCTTTCGGTGGACCACCGCGCCATCGACGGCGCGCTGGCCGCGCGCTGGCTGGCGCGTTTCACGCACTACATGGAGCAGCCGCTGGCCATGCTGGTCTGA
- a CDS encoding alpha-ketoacid dehydrogenase subunit alpha/beta, with translation MPELKPLTPRAPWVALNTTEQDWAQAEPALLGTLLAHCHLIRGFEEAVLALAAEGLVHGPAHASIGQEGGAAGSIVGLGAADGVSGSHRGHHQFLSKALAYLCPQGIDPGAEILPPVQALLRRTLAEILGLAQGFCKGRGGSMHLRWPQAGALGTNAIVGGGVPMAAGQAWANRQAGSDAVMVTYFGDGAINIGSVLETMNLAAAWKLPLCFFIENNRYAVATSVEEITAEPRLSARGLAFNIPSWHVDGMDPLAVHLAMQAALRHMRAGKGPTLIEADVYRFFHQNGPFPGSAFGYRSKEEEKAWRDRDPLALLARRMTQRKLITQAQVDALRERVAAAMRAAVEGLLEEDPDAGEGKRRIRQELWPAADFRDVGIVGDLAEMEGARFEEQDDHAGPLGERKFIDVVADVMDRRMACDDTIVVMGEDVHRLKGGTNGATRGLGERYPGRCLGTPISENAFVGLAGGVALDGRYKPVVEFMYPDFMWVAADQVFNQIGKVRHMFGGDDAVPLVLRTKVAMGTGYGSQHSMDPAGIFATSPGWRIVAPSNPYDYVGLMNAALQCRDPVLVIEHVDLYNSTGIGPLEDYDYLLPVGRAALRRTGGAVTVIAYLSMVHHAEQALEQTGIDADLVDLRWLDRASLDWQTIEASVRKTNNVLIVEQGARGTSYGGWLADEIQRRCFDWLDQPVQRVTGGLASPSISKVLERAAAARTEEVVEGLRQVMRNKGEPDGQAG, from the coding sequence ATGCCGGAATTGAAACCGCTGACGCCGCGCGCCCCATGGGTCGCATTGAACACCACCGAGCAGGATTGGGCGCAGGCCGAGCCCGCTTTGCTGGGCACCCTGCTGGCGCATTGCCACCTGATACGCGGGTTCGAGGAAGCGGTGCTGGCACTGGCCGCGGAAGGGCTGGTGCATGGTCCCGCGCACGCCAGCATAGGGCAGGAAGGCGGCGCCGCGGGGTCCATCGTGGGACTGGGCGCCGCCGATGGCGTCAGCGGCTCGCATCGCGGCCACCATCAATTCTTGTCGAAGGCGCTGGCCTACCTGTGTCCGCAGGGCATCGATCCGGGCGCGGAAATCCTGCCCCCGGTCCAGGCCCTGCTGCGTCGCACCCTGGCCGAGATCCTTGGCCTGGCGCAGGGCTTCTGCAAGGGCCGCGGCGGCTCCATGCATCTGCGCTGGCCGCAGGCCGGGGCGCTGGGGACGAATGCCATCGTGGGCGGCGGCGTGCCCATGGCCGCCGGCCAGGCCTGGGCAAATCGGCAGGCCGGCAGCGACGCGGTGATGGTGACGTACTTCGGCGATGGGGCGATCAATATCGGTTCGGTCCTGGAAACCATGAACCTGGCCGCCGCCTGGAAGCTGCCCCTGTGCTTCTTCATCGAAAACAATCGCTACGCGGTGGCGACGTCCGTGGAGGAAATCACCGCCGAGCCGCGTTTGTCGGCGCGCGGCCTGGCCTTCAATATCCCCAGTTGGCATGTCGACGGCATGGATCCGCTGGCGGTGCACCTGGCCATGCAGGCCGCATTGCGCCATATGCGTGCAGGCAAGGGGCCGACCCTGATCGAGGCCGACGTCTATCGCTTTTTCCACCAGAACGGGCCGTTTCCCGGCAGTGCCTTCGGCTATCGAAGCAAGGAAGAAGAAAAGGCCTGGCGCGACCGCGACCCGCTGGCCTTGCTGGCGCGTCGCATGACCCAGCGCAAGCTCATCACCCAGGCCCAGGTGGACGCGTTGCGCGAACGCGTGGCGGCCGCCATGCGCGCGGCCGTCGAAGGCCTGCTCGAAGAGGACCCCGACGCGGGAGAGGGCAAGCGCCGTATCAGGCAGGAATTGTGGCCGGCCGCCGATTTCCGCGACGTGGGTATCGTCGGCGACCTGGCGGAAATGGAAGGCGCGCGCTTCGAGGAGCAGGACGACCATGCGGGCCCGCTGGGCGAACGCAAGTTCATCGATGTGGTGGCCGACGTCATGGATCGCCGCATGGCCTGCGACGACACCATCGTGGTCATGGGCGAGGACGTGCATCGCCTCAAGGGCGGGACCAATGGCGCGACGCGCGGGCTCGGCGAACGCTATCCGGGTAGATGCCTGGGCACGCCCATCAGCGAGAACGCCTTCGTCGGCCTCGCTGGCGGCGTGGCGCTGGACGGCCGCTACAAGCCCGTGGTGGAGTTCATGTACCCGGACTTCATGTGGGTGGCCGCGGACCAGGTGTTCAACCAGATCGGCAAGGTCCGGCATATGTTCGGCGGCGACGACGCCGTGCCCCTGGTGCTGAGGACCAAGGTGGCCATGGGCACGGGCTACGGCTCGCAGCATTCCATGGACCCGGCGGGCATATTCGCCACCAGTCCGGGCTGGCGCATCGTGGCGCCGTCCAATCCCTACGACTACGTGGGGCTGATGAACGCGGCGCTGCAATGCCGCGATCCCGTGCTGGTGATCGAGCATGTCGATCTCTACAACTCGACCGGCATCGGCCCGCTGGAGGACTACGACTATCTGCTGCCGGTCGGGCGCGCGGCCTTGCGCCGCACGGGCGGCGCGGTCACCGTTATCGCCTACTTGTCCATGGTTCACCACGCCGAGCAGGCACTCGAACAGACCGGTATCGACGCGGATCTGGTCGACCTGCGCTGGCTGGACCGCGCCAGCCTGGATTGGCAGACGATAGAGGCGAGCGTACGCAAAACCAATAATGTGCTGATCGTGGAGCAGGGCGCCCGCGGAACCTCTTATGGCGGCTGGCTGGCCGATGAGATCCAGCGCCGCTGTTTCGATTGGCTGGACCAGCCGGTGCAGCGGGTCACCGGTGGACTGGCCTCGCCCAGCATATCCAAGGTGCTGGAACGCGCCGCCGCCGCGCGGACCGAAGAGGTGGTCGAAGGGCTGCGGCAAGTCATGCGCAACAAAGGGGAGCCTGATGGCCAAGCTGGTTAG